In the Solanum pennellii chromosome 5, SPENNV200 genome, one interval contains:
- the LOC107019028 gene encoding cyclic pyranopterin monophosphate synthase, mitochondrial, protein MFYRGVGLRTALPLSRRLFSNSGSSHDMSKAISELNQEMESVFGEPPPSSLSGSIDNQSMTQDLKLSTVEMDDKKSFAGLTHIGSKGEAQMVDVSLKDISKRVAVARGKVILGQKVFDLVSANQMGKGDVLSVAKLSGICGAKQTSNLIPLCHNINLTHVRVDLALNPQDFSVEIEGEAASDGKTGVEMEALTAVTVASLTVYDMCKAASKNIQITDIRLERKTGGKSGDWSRDK, encoded by the exons ATGTTTTATCGCGGAGTTGGATTAAGAACAGCATTACCTTTATCAAGAAGGTTATTTAGTAATAGTGGTAGTAGCCATGATATGTCTAAAGCTATTTCCGAGCTCAATCAG GAAATGGAATCTGTATTTGGTGAACCTCCTCCCTCTAGCCTTTCTGGTTCCATTGACAATCAAAGTATGACACAAGACTTGAAGCTTAGTACTGTAGAAATGGATGATAAAAAATCTTTTGCTGGATTGACACATATTGGCAGCAAAGGTGAAGCTCAAATGGTGGATGTATCTCTTAAAGATATTAGCAAGAGAGTGGCCGTTGCACGTGGCAAGGTTATTTTAGGACAGAAGGTATTTGATCTGGTTTCAGCCAATCAAATGGGAAAAGGAGATGTCCTGAGTGTGGCAAAATTATCTGGAATTTGTGGAGCGAAGCAAACAAGCAATCTCATCCCACTATGTCACAACATCAACTTGACACATGTTCGAGTGGACTTGGCTTTGAACCCTCAAGATTTTAGTGTTGAAATTGAAGGGGAAGCTGCCTCAGATGGAAAAACTGGCGTCGAGATGGAAGCCTTGACAGCAGTAACTGTTGCTAGTCTAACAGTGTATGACATGTGCAAGGCCGCTTCGAAGAATATCCAGATTACAGATATCAGGCTTGAACGTAAAACTGGAGGTAAAAGTGGGGACTGGTCCAGGGACAAATGA